The Vitis vinifera cultivar Pinot Noir 40024 chromosome 12, ASM3070453v1 genome has a segment encoding these proteins:
- the LOC104881036 gene encoding disease resistance protein At4g27190 isoform X3 encodes MSLLNGESHKQNQYKWVRDTLKINDVVREMEAPSKKKEIDAFKLENRISTMMTRYMVEIEPLFSQVLITKSFSRIDVQRHGQIMPTPKRIYDLAVDFAIREILQHIEYPKIRKIGISGSHGETVISELWGELQECCIFDHVIDVEVSRCSTIEEIRFSIERDLFPSTSGERKLDETLKGTNFFILLHEVGERVNLYDMGTNWWNSKKIQKIVYTTNSQNVDDVTAVGVEIRMENHLLSWQLFCVNVGEVMHSSGIQRLAINVVEKCCGHLLAVVIMARALKDVNDVLIWEYASYTLGLQHRSQTKDRVLFNALAFMWGRSGSTNKYLQYCVDMENWGQMEKVHLIEEWITSSLVGTFDEGEQIVGDLVNAFLLESFQYGDSDFVRMRREIHEELLNFLRFESCSPFLRLGGWGLIEPPKDEAWEKANEMHLMNNKLLELPTSPHGSQLKVLFLQSNHHLRAIPPMFFECLPVLQILDLSYTRIRSLPQSLFKLFELRIFFLRGCELLMELPPEVGKLGNLEVLNLEGTKIINLPIDVERLTKLKCLNVSFHGYRKNQSSTLIPRNVIQQLFQLQELRIDVNPDDEQWNATMEDIVKEVCSLKQLEALKIYLPQVAPLDHFMRNGTSSVYTSLVHFRFVVGSHHSRIISRLPNELAIKFELQARSLKYVNGEGIPSQIKEVLQHCTALFLDRHLTLTKLSEFGIGNMKKLEFCVLGECYKIETIVDGAENCKQREDDGDFYGENILGSLQFLRLHYMKNLVSIWKGPVWRGCLSSLKSLTLHECPQLTTIFTLGLLENLNSLEELVAEWCPEINSIVTLEDPAEHKPFPLRTYLPNLRKISLHFMPKLVNISSGLPIAPKLEWMSFYNCPCLGTLSDKEFCSISINVIIGEADWWRSLEWSSFFGFAHQHNVFVPIKRDEDLTTQLEEIENQLLAQRQERKPSQQSGEAERKERKPSQQSGEAERQERKPSQQSGETERKERKPSQQSGEVKRQERKPSQQSGSGGFIKAPAFEATTASKKMKLPANMREGNAKATVAKGDDDDEEVDAKADDFINKFKQQLKLQRLDSTIRYKEMIGRGSGK; translated from the exons ATGAGCTTGCTGAATGGAGAGAGCCACAAGCAGAATCAATATAAGTGGGTTCGGGACACTTTGAAGATCAATGATGTGGTGAGAGAAATGGAAGCACCTTCAAAGAAGAAAGAGATCGATGCTTTTAAGTTAGAGAATCGAATCAGTACAATGATGACTCGATACATGGTTGAAATTGAACCTTTATTTTCCCAAGTTTTGATTACGAAGAGCTTTAGCAGGATTGATGTACAAAGGCATGGCCAAATAATGCCTACGCCAAAAAGAATATATGATTTGGCAGTGGACTTTGCTATTCGTGAAATTTTACAGCATATAGAATACCCTAAAATTCGGAAGATTGGGATTTCAGGAAGCCATGGAGAAACAGTTATTTCAGAATTGTGGGGCGAACTACAGGAATGTTGTATATTTGATCATGTCATTGATGTTGAGGTCTCAAGATGTTCCACCATTGAAGAGATTAGATTTTCAATTGAACGGGACTTGTTTCCCTCCACATCAGGAGAACGGAAATTAGATGAAACACTGAAAGGCACAAACTTCTTCATCCTTCTTCATGAGGTTGGTGAAAGGGTAAATCTTTATGACATGGGGACCAACTGGTGGAActcaaagaaaattcaaaaaatagtttatacAACTAATTCTCAGAATGTTGATGACGTAACAGCAGTGGGTGTAGAGATCAGGATGGAGAATCATCTGTTATCATGGCAATTGTTCTGTGTGAATGTTGGGGAAGTTATGCACTCTTCAGGGATCCAACGCCTCGCCATAAATGTGGTTGAAAAGTGTTGTGGCCATTTACTTGCTGTTGTTATAATGGCAAGAGCTTTGAAAGACGTGAATGATGTTTTGATCTGGGAATATGCATCTTATACACTAGGATTACAACACAGATCTCAGACAAAAGATAGAGTCTTATTTAATGCATTGGCATTCATGTGGGGCCGTTCAGGTTCGACAAACAAGTATTTACAATACTGTGTAGACATGGAGAATTGGGGACAGATGGAGAAAGTGCATTTGATTGAAGAGTGGATCACAAGCAGCTTGGTAGGGACATTTGATGAAGGTGAACAGATTGTGGGGGATCTTGTCAATGCCTTCTTGTTAGAGAGTTTTCAGTATGGAGATTCTGATTTTGTCAGAATGCGAAGGGAAATTCATGAGGAGTTATTAAACTTCTTAAGATTTGAATCATGTTCACCCTTTCTTAGGCTGGGTGGATGGGGACTAATTGAACCACCAAAAGATGAGGCATGGGAAAAAGCCAATGAGATgcatttgatgaataataaactTTTGGAGCTACCAACGAGTCCTCATGGATCACAACTCAAAGTGTTGTTTTTGCAGTCCAATCACCATTTGAGAGCTATTCCTCCGATGTTCTTTGAATGCTTGCCTGTCCTCCAAATTCTAGACTTGTCCTACACTAGAATCAGATCTTTACCACAATCTCTCTTTAAGTTATTCGAACTtcgaattttctttttaagaggcTGTGAACTTTTAATGGAGCTGCCACCTGAAGTTGGAAAACTAGGGAATCTTGAGGTGCTCAATCTTGAAGGCACTAAAATTATAAACCTACCCATAGATGTTGAACGACTGACAAAGTTGAAATGCTTGAACGTGTCATTTCATGGATACAGAAAAAATCAGTCATCCACACTGATTCCTCGGAATGTGATACAACAATTGTTTCAATTGCAAGAGTTAAGGATAGATGTGAACCCTGATGATGAACAATGGAATGCGACCATGGAAGATATTGTAAAGGAAGTGTGCAGCTTAAAACAGTTGGAGgctctaaaaatttatttgccACAAGTTGCACCGCTTGATCACTTTATGAGGAATGGAACTTCGTCGGTATACACATCATTAGTCCACTTTAGATTTGTTGTTGGCAGTCATCACAGCCGCATTATATCTCGACTACCCAATGAACTTGCTATTAAATTTGAACTCCAGGCAAGGAGCCTGAAGTATGTGAATGGTGAAGGCATTCCAAGTCAAATCAAGGAGGTACTCCAGCATTGCACTGCTTTGTTCCTGGATCGCCATTTAACTCTCACCAAGCTATCTGAATTTGGGATTGGAAATATGAAGAAGCTGGAATTTTGTGTATTGGGGGAATGTTACAAGATTGAAACCATTGTGGATGGAGCAGAAAATTGTAAACAACGAGAAGATGATGGAGATTTTTATGGAGAAAATATACTTGGGTCTCTACAATTCTTAAGGCTTCATTATATGAAGAATTTAGTGAGCATCTGGAAGGGACCAGTTTGGAGGGGTTGTCTATCTAGTCTAAAGTCCTTGACATTACATGAATGCCCACAGCTGACTACCATTTTTACTTTGGGTTTGCTTGAAAATCTCAACAGCTTAGAGGAGCTTGTGGCTGAATGGTGCCCTGAAATCAACAGCATAGTGACCCTTGAAGATCCTGCTGAACATAAACCATTCCCCTTGAGAACATATCTCCCTAATTTGAGGAAGATATCACTTCATTTCATGCCTAAATTGGTCAACATTTCTAGTGGTTTACCCATTGCACCAAAATTAGAATGGATGAGCTTCTATAACTGCCCGTGCCTTGGAACTCTGTCTGACAAGGAATTCTGTAGTATTAGTATAAATGTGATCATAGGAGAGGCAGACTGGTGGAGGTCATTGGAGTGGAGTTCATTTTTTGGATTTGCTCATCAGCATAATGTATTTGTCCCcattaaaagggatgaagattTGACGACTCAGCTAGAAGAAATTGAGAATCAGCTTCTTGCTCAGAGGCAAGAAAGAAAGCCTTCTCAACAGTCAGGTGAAGCTGAGAGGAAAGAAAGGAAGCCTTCTCAACAGTCAGGTGAAGCTGAGAGGCAAGAAAGAAAGCCTTCTCAACAGTCAGGTGAAACTgagaggaaagaaagaaagcctTCTCAACAGTCAGGTGAAGTTAAGAGGCAAGAAAGAAAGCCTTCTCAACAGTCAG GTTCTGGTGGTTTCATAAAGGCCCCTGCATTTGAGGCCACAACTGcctcaaagaaaatgaaact ACCGGCGAATATGAGGGAAGGGAATGCTAAAGCGACGGTGGCGAAGGGTGATGACGACGATGAGGAGGTGGACGCGAAGGCCGACGACTTCATCAACAAGTTCAAGCAGCAATTGAAGTTGCAGAGGCTGGATTCGACCATAAGGTACAAGGAGATGATCGGAAGAGGGAGTGGAAAGTAA